The proteins below are encoded in one region of Nitrospirota bacterium:
- a CDS encoding YggS family pyridoxal phosphate-dependent enzyme, whose translation MDLRAGGAISENVRDVFEQIRHATQRSGRPEGSVRLVAATKSVGLEQIREGIAAGLTILGENRLQEALPKIEALRGLPIQWHFIGHLQRRKVRSVVGVFDLIHSVDSLELAEEIDKRAQEAGIRQAVLLEVNLEGEPTKSGFQPDELVRLLPQVGALSHVEVRGLMAIPPPVSEPEQARSSFRRLRELAERLSRQGISTVSLKELSMGMSSDYPVAVEEGATMVRVGTAIFGARHV comes from the coding sequence ATGGATTTACGGGCTGGCGGCGCAATCAGCGAGAATGTTCGGGACGTGTTCGAGCAGATCCGGCATGCGACGCAGCGATCCGGACGGCCCGAAGGGAGCGTGCGCCTCGTCGCGGCGACGAAATCGGTGGGGCTGGAGCAGATCCGCGAGGGCATCGCGGCGGGATTGACGATCCTCGGTGAGAACCGCCTCCAGGAGGCGCTTCCCAAAATCGAGGCGTTGCGGGGACTGCCGATCCAGTGGCATTTTATCGGTCATTTGCAGCGGCGCAAGGTCCGGTCGGTCGTGGGGGTCTTCGACTTGATCCATTCGGTCGATAGTCTCGAACTGGCGGAGGAGATCGATAAACGGGCGCAGGAAGCAGGGATCAGGCAAGCGGTGTTGCTGGAAGTGAATCTTGAAGGGGAGCCGACGAAGTCGGGCTTTCAGCCAGACGAACTTGTGCGTCTGTTGCCGCAAGTGGGGGCTCTGTCCCACGTGGAAGTCAGGGGACTTATGGCGATTCCTCCTCCGGTCAGCGAGCCGGAGCAGGCCCGTTCCTCCTTCCGTCGTTTACGGGAGTTGGCCGAGCGTCTCTCGCGCCAAGGGATCAGCACAGTCTCATTGAAGGAATTGTCGATGGGCATGTCGAGCGATTATCCCGTGGCAGTCGAAGAGGGAGCCACGATGGTTCGGGTCGGTACGGCGATATTTGGAGCAAGGCATGTCTAA
- the pgeF gene encoding peptidoglycan editing factor PgeF, with the protein MSAAVITVPAFASARDGIRHFFGTRRHADSLALAVGVPARQSGAKGRGWLLSVKQVHGTDALVVDRPLTDSDQFPGGWDALVTDQPGVTVAVRTADCVPVLVHDPRRRVVAAIHAGWRGAVAGIVPKTIALMAARFGSTSSDLRISIGPSAGPCCYEVDEPVLEQLRAGLPKWESVLRDYQGHQARLDLKALIRRQVEEEGVSAPSVSSVNLCTICHGELFYSYRREGAVKGTMVSGITLVSGK; encoded by the coding sequence ATGAGTGCAGCGGTCATTACGGTTCCTGCCTTTGCGTCCGCGCGGGACGGAATCCGGCATTTTTTCGGCACGCGCCGCCATGCCGACTCGTTGGCTCTCGCGGTTGGAGTGCCCGCCCGTCAGTCCGGGGCGAAGGGGCGCGGCTGGCTGTTGTCCGTCAAGCAGGTGCATGGGACCGATGCCCTGGTGGTGGATCGGCCGCTGACCGACTCCGACCAGTTCCCCGGCGGGTGGGATGCGTTGGTGACCGACCAGCCAGGCGTGACGGTGGCGGTGCGGACCGCCGATTGCGTCCCAGTGCTCGTGCATGACCCGCGCCGGCGTGTGGTGGCGGCGATTCATGCAGGCTGGCGTGGCGCCGTCGCTGGAATTGTTCCGAAGACGATCGCGTTGATGGCGGCTCGGTTCGGCTCGACGAGTTCGGATCTGCGCATCAGTATCGGCCCCTCCGCCGGTCCCTGTTGTTATGAAGTGGACGAGCCGGTGCTTGAACAACTGCGAGCGGGATTGCCGAAGTGGGAATCGGTGCTGCGGGACTATCAGGGGCATCAGGCGCGGTTGGATCTCAAGGCTCTGATCCGCCGGCAAGTGGAGGAAGAGGGCGTGTCTGCCCCCTCGGTCTCGTCAGTGAATCTCTGCACGATCTGCCATGGGGAACTCTTCTATTCCTATCGGCGGGAAGGTGCGGTGAAGGGGACGATGGTCAGCGGCATTACGCTGGTCTCCGGCAAATAG
- the ftsZ gene encoding cell division protein FtsZ: MFSFEEDVVSPVRIKVIGVGGAGCNAINTMILSGLARVDFIAANTDLQALDRSRASYKVQLGPDRTRGLGAGAKPEVGKDSALESKDQIRECLEGADMVFVTAGMGGGTGTGAAPIVASIARELGILTVGVVTKPFSYEGHRRMLHADEGIRDLRRHVDTLLVIPNQRLLGIVDKSTPLLEAFKVADDVLRQAIQGIADVITTTGHVNVDFADVRTVMSHTGRAVMGMGVARGTNRAIEAAQKAICSPLLEEGSVEGARGVLLNITGGPNMSLHEIEEAAMIVQQTADPEANIIVGQVINPDMGDDLVVTVIATGFEREELPAPMPVIMPRTARTGQQVMAGTGAQTGERVSDRTSKDLDRPTFLRRMSDSRESMERVAVVADDEWDVPTFLRKQVD, from the coding sequence ATGTTTTCATTCGAAGAGGATGTGGTCTCCCCTGTCCGGATCAAAGTGATCGGTGTCGGTGGCGCCGGCTGTAACGCCATCAATACGATGATCCTGTCCGGATTGGCGCGGGTCGATTTCATTGCGGCGAATACCGATCTGCAGGCGTTGGATCGGTCGCGGGCTTCTTATAAGGTGCAATTGGGTCCTGATCGGACCAGGGGGCTCGGGGCCGGGGCGAAGCCGGAAGTCGGGAAAGATTCGGCGCTGGAAAGCAAAGATCAGATCCGGGAATGTCTCGAAGGCGCCGACATGGTGTTCGTGACGGCGGGCATGGGCGGCGGGACCGGGACCGGCGCGGCGCCGATCGTGGCGAGCATCGCGCGCGAACTCGGGATCCTGACGGTCGGGGTCGTGACCAAGCCGTTTTCCTACGAAGGCCATCGCCGGATGCTGCATGCGGATGAAGGGATTCGCGATCTTCGCCGCCATGTGGATACCCTGCTCGTGATTCCGAATCAGCGCTTGCTGGGCATCGTGGATAAATCCACGCCGCTGCTCGAAGCCTTTAAGGTGGCCGATGACGTCCTTCGCCAGGCGATCCAGGGAATTGCGGACGTGATCACGACGACCGGCCATGTGAACGTGGACTTTGCCGATGTGCGCACCGTGATGTCCCATACGGGCCGGGCTGTGATGGGCATGGGCGTCGCGCGCGGGACGAACCGGGCGATTGAGGCGGCGCAGAAAGCGATCTGCAGTCCCTTGCTGGAGGAAGGCAGTGTCGAGGGAGCGCGCGGGGTGTTGCTGAACATCACCGGCGGACCGAACATGTCGCTGCACGAGATCGAGGAAGCGGCCATGATCGTCCAGCAGACAGCCGATCCGGAAGCCAACATCATCGTCGGACAGGTGATCAATCCCGATATGGGCGACGACCTGGTTGTGACAGTGATTGCCACAGGATTTGAGCGGGAAGAGCTGCCCGCGCCGATGCCCGTGATCATGCCGCGGACGGCACGCACCGGACAGCAAGTCATGGCCGGTACCGGCGCCCAGACGGGAGAGCGGGTTTCTGACCGGACGAGCAAAGATCTCGACCGCCCGACATTTTTGCGGCGGATGAGCGATTCGCGGGAATCGATGGAGCGAGTGGCCGTGGTGGCGGACGATGAGTGGGACGTCCCGACATTTTTGCGCAAGCAGGTCGACTAA
- the ftsA gene encoding cell division protein FtsA, translating into MRAVPKRDQILVGLDIGTTKICAIVSEVTDEGTLNIIGVGTSPSRGLRKGVVVDIESTVESIKKAVEEAELMAAVQINSVYTGIAGSHISAENCKGVVALKKSEVTREDIQRAIESARTLAVIPHERRILHVLPREFTVDGQEGVREPLGLSGNRLEVNVHVITGAVTSAQNIIKCVNRAGLDVVDIVLQPLASSEAVLSLEERDLGVVMVDLGGGTTDLAIFLDGSIRHSAVLPIGGQNLTKDLAIGLLTTQTEAEKIKLQYGIARTELVQGHETVEVPSVGDRPVRTFSRRDVAEILEPRVEEIFELVRREIARAGYEGMLGAGVVITGGTSLLEGMPDAAEKVLNLPARRGAPSGIGGLREIASNPMHATGVGLLLHARHHAQEMATAGLRGRRPLSKAFDRMKSWMFEFF; encoded by the coding sequence GTGAGGGCTGTGCCGAAGCGTGATCAGATTCTTGTGGGGTTGGATATCGGGACCACGAAGATCTGCGCCATAGTTTCGGAGGTGACCGATGAGGGGACCCTCAACATCATCGGGGTCGGAACCAGTCCGTCTCGCGGTCTCCGTAAAGGTGTCGTGGTTGATATCGAGAGCACCGTCGAATCGATCAAGAAAGCGGTCGAGGAAGCGGAACTCATGGCGGCGGTTCAGATCAACTCCGTCTATACCGGGATTGCGGGCAGTCACATCTCCGCGGAGAACTGCAAGGGCGTGGTGGCGCTTAAAAAGTCGGAGGTGACGCGGGAGGATATCCAGCGGGCCATCGAGAGCGCGCGGACGCTGGCGGTCATCCCTCACGAGCGGCGGATCCTCCATGTCCTGCCGCGCGAATTCACGGTGGACGGGCAAGAGGGGGTGCGGGAGCCCTTGGGGCTGTCCGGCAACCGCCTTGAGGTCAACGTGCATGTGATTACCGGCGCCGTGACCTCTGCGCAGAACATCATCAAGTGCGTCAATCGCGCGGGGTTGGATGTCGTGGATATCGTGCTGCAGCCCTTGGCCTCCAGTGAAGCGGTGTTGAGCCTGGAAGAGCGGGATCTGGGCGTCGTGATGGTCGATCTCGGCGGCGGGACGACCGATCTCGCGATTTTCCTCGATGGGAGCATCAGACATTCCGCGGTGTTGCCGATCGGCGGGCAGAATTTGACGAAGGATCTCGCGATCGGGTTGCTGACCACGCAGACCGAGGCGGAGAAGATCAAGTTGCAGTACGGGATTGCCCGGACAGAATTGGTGCAGGGCCATGAGACGGTGGAAGTGCCGTCGGTCGGGGATCGCCCTGTCAGGACCTTTTCGCGCCGTGACGTGGCCGAGATTCTTGAGCCGCGGGTCGAAGAAATATTCGAGCTGGTCCGCCGGGAAATCGCGCGCGCCGGCTACGAGGGCATGTTGGGGGCCGGGGTGGTGATTACCGGGGGCACGTCGTTGCTGGAAGGGATGCCCGATGCGGCAGAGAAGGTCTTGAATCTTCCCGCCCGCCGCGGCGCGCCATCCGGGATCGGCGGCCTGCGCGAGATCGCCAGTAATCCCATGCATGCCACGGGAGTCGGTCTGCTGCTCCATGCCAGGCACCATGCCCAGGAGATGGCCACGGCGGGGCTGCGCGGCAGGCGGCCGTTGAGTAAGGCGTTTGATCGTATGAAGTCTTGGATGTTCGAGTTCTTTTAA
- a CDS encoding FtsQ-type POTRA domain-containing protein, whose translation MKLFMRKRSARNAGPRLNQWKGARASQAADQRQQARREKLFSRGRRALRIGQWIIGLAALAWGLTFVTREMGPVLQEWLEIQSVEVEGIHHVTKPEVEELLALKPGMGLHQVSVTFLAERVRTHSWIKDAAVERRLPHVLHVTILERTPTAIIRTGVDHWLSDENGHLLAKLGSQDDPTLPLLVGLESKALLLGDPRARNAVQSGVVLAKLIANTIEGRVEVDLANPSNVVASTDGVRFQFGNDSLVGQWERFQKVKPSFRAVAFDGRKREASEIDLRYDNRVIVRERG comes from the coding sequence ATGAAGCTGTTCATGCGGAAGCGGTCGGCGCGCAACGCTGGCCCGCGGCTGAATCAATGGAAGGGCGCGCGCGCCAGTCAGGCCGCCGATCAACGGCAACAGGCGCGTCGGGAAAAATTATTCTCGCGGGGCCGCCGGGCGCTGCGGATAGGACAATGGATTATCGGTCTGGCAGCGCTGGCCTGGGGATTGACCTTTGTGACTAGAGAGATGGGGCCGGTGCTCCAGGAGTGGCTGGAAATCCAGTCGGTCGAGGTGGAGGGGATCCACCATGTGACGAAGCCGGAAGTGGAGGAGTTGCTGGCCTTGAAGCCTGGCATGGGGCTCCATCAGGTCAGCGTCACCTTTCTGGCTGAGCGAGTGAGGACGCATTCCTGGATCAAAGACGCGGCGGTTGAACGCAGGCTGCCGCATGTGCTGCATGTGACCATCTTAGAGCGCACGCCGACTGCGATCATTCGCACAGGCGTCGATCATTGGCTGAGCGATGAGAACGGGCACCTCCTGGCCAAGCTGGGCAGCCAGGATGATCCTACACTGCCCCTATTGGTCGGACTGGAATCGAAGGCCCTGCTGCTGGGCGATCCACGCGCTCGCAATGCGGTGCAGTCCGGGGTCGTGCTGGCTAAGCTGATCGCCAATACGATCGAGGGGCGGGTCGAAGTGGATCTCGCGAATCCGTCGAATGTGGTGGCGTCGACCGACGGGGTGCGCTTCCAGTTCGGCAACGACTCCTTGGTCGGGCAGTGGGAGCGGTTCCAGAAAGTGAAGCCATCGTTCAGGGCTGTGGCATTCGACGGGCGGAAGCGGGAGGCAAGCGAGATCGATTTGCGTTACGACAACCGTGTCATTGTGCGTGAAAGGGGGTGA
- a CDS encoding D-alanine--D-alanine ligase has protein sequence MSDLRSTTRPLLTRARIGVLMGGQSAEREVSLRTGAAVHRSLVRRGYDAVAIDVGPTLFQDLREQKIAVAFLALHGPGGEDGAIQGFLETLGIPYTGSGVQASAIGMHKVTTKTLLAVAHIPVPAGTVVKRGKTVSSAALLRPAKLRWPVVVKPASQGSTIGVTIVRKPSQWREALALAHRYDTDAMVEAYIPGHEVTVSIIGRRHAAPLVLPAVEIVAPGGFYDFAAKYEKGKTQYLCPAPLSAAVTKQIRALALRTYEVLGCEGAARVDFRITPRGRPFVLEINTAPGMTETSLLPMAAAKATIEYDELTERILESALARLDRSSGEGATS, from the coding sequence ATGAGCGACCTTCGTTCGACAACGCGACCCCTGCTGACCCGCGCCCGCATCGGGGTGCTGATGGGCGGGCAATCGGCGGAGCGCGAAGTCTCGCTCCGGACCGGCGCCGCCGTGCATCGGTCGCTGGTGCGTCGCGGTTACGATGCGGTGGCCATCGATGTCGGCCCGACGCTCTTTCAGGATTTGCGCGAACAGAAGATTGCGGTGGCCTTTCTCGCCTTGCATGGACCGGGCGGGGAAGATGGCGCGATTCAAGGATTCCTGGAAACGCTGGGCATTCCCTACACCGGCTCCGGCGTCCAGGCCAGCGCGATCGGCATGCATAAAGTGACGACGAAAACGCTCCTGGCTGTGGCGCATATTCCTGTGCCGGCCGGCACGGTCGTGAAGCGAGGGAAGACCGTCTCCAGCGCCGCCCTCTTGCGGCCGGCGAAGTTGCGCTGGCCCGTGGTCGTGAAGCCTGCCTCGCAAGGATCCACCATTGGCGTCACGATTGTGCGGAAGCCGTCGCAATGGCGCGAGGCGCTGGCCTTGGCCCATCGGTACGATACGGATGCGATGGTCGAAGCCTATATTCCCGGGCATGAGGTCACGGTCTCGATCATCGGACGGCGCCATGCGGCCCCCTTGGTGCTACCAGCTGTGGAGATCGTGGCGCCTGGCGGGTTCTACGATTTTGCGGCGAAGTATGAAAAGGGAAAAACCCAGTATCTCTGTCCCGCGCCCTTGTCTGCGGCGGTGACCAAGCAGATTCGGGCGCTGGCCTTGCGCACCTATGAGGTGCTGGGCTGTGAAGGGGCGGCCCGGGTCGATTTCCGCATCACGCCGCGCGGCCGTCCGTTCGTCTTGGAGATCAATACGGCGCCTGGCATGACGGAGACGAGTTTGCTGCCGATGGCGGCGGCGAAGGCCACGATCGAGTACGACGAACTGACCGAACGGATTCTGGAGTCGGCGCTCGCGCGTCTGGACCGTTCGTCGGGGGAAGGAGCCACGTCATGA
- the murB gene encoding UDP-N-acetylmuramate dehydrogenase gives MKRGGTRATTAARQSARFTQADVRAAVAGLRGPVFFQAPLREYTSFKIGGPADVVVEPLDIEDVCLVVQQARARKVPLFVVGGTNLLIRDGGIRGIVVSLVRLRAIKEEPGHVLYAEGGVGMPTLIGYAIKHSLAGLEWAAGIPGTVAGCVVMNAGTKLGEMKDAVKAVRMVNLKGQIVDLEAGQIPFEYRRARLPRGIVVGVWLQLKQGVRSEIEKVVKDYLHYRRDTQPLAMPSAGCVFKNPPNDSAGRLIETVGLKGARVGDAEVSTKHANFMVNRGQARAADVIALIGKVRSAIRRRAGVRLDLELKIVGET, from the coding sequence ATGAAACGAGGTGGGACGCGTGCCACGACAGCAGCGAGACAGTCTGCGCGATTCACGCAGGCGGATGTGCGGGCCGCTGTGGCAGGTCTCCGGGGCCCTGTGTTCTTCCAGGCTCCGTTGCGAGAGTATACCTCATTCAAGATCGGAGGGCCTGCAGATGTTGTGGTGGAACCGCTTGATATTGAGGATGTCTGTCTGGTGGTCCAGCAGGCGCGCGCACGTAAGGTCCCTCTGTTCGTCGTGGGCGGAACGAATCTGCTCATCCGGGACGGGGGCATCCGCGGCATCGTGGTCAGCCTGGTGCGGCTGCGGGCCATCAAGGAAGAACCGGGCCACGTTCTCTATGCCGAAGGGGGAGTGGGGATGCCGACGTTGATCGGCTACGCCATCAAACATTCCCTTGCGGGGTTGGAATGGGCGGCGGGCATTCCCGGAACGGTGGCCGGTTGTGTGGTGATGAATGCCGGCACGAAGCTCGGGGAGATGAAGGATGCCGTCAAGGCGGTTCGCATGGTGAATCTGAAAGGCCAGATCGTGGACCTGGAGGCGGGCCAGATTCCGTTCGAGTATCGCCGGGCGCGGTTGCCGCGCGGCATCGTCGTGGGGGTCTGGCTTCAATTGAAGCAGGGAGTCCGGTCGGAGATTGAAAAAGTGGTCAAGGACTATCTCCATTATCGGCGGGATACGCAGCCGCTCGCGATGCCAAGCGCCGGCTGTGTGTTCAAGAATCCTCCGAACGATTCTGCTGGCCGACTGATCGAGACTGTGGGCCTCAAGGGCGCTCGCGTGGGCGATGCGGAAGTCTCGACGAAACATGCCAACTTCATGGTGAACCGGGGGCAGGCGCGCGCCGCGGACGTGATTGCCCTGATCGGAAAGGTCCGCAGCGCCATTCGCCGGCGGGCCGGCGTGCGGTTGGACCTTGAACTGAAAATCGTAGGAGAGACGTAG
- the murC gene encoding UDP-N-acetylmuramate--L-alanine ligase yields the protein MFRKTQQIHLVGIGGSGMSGIAEVLLTLGYKVTGSDLQASDTTRRLEELGGRIFVGHQESNVGEAQVVVISSAVSAQNPEVVAAKAKQIPVIPRAEMLAELMRLKFGVAIAGAHGKTTTTSMVANVLAQGGLDPTMVIGGKVNALGSHARLGRGDLLVAEADESDGSFLRLSPTIAAVTNLDREHLEHYGSMERINECFLEFINKVPFYGLSVLCADDDRLRALFPKIVKRYQTYGLSEPDGVTPDFFATDISLNQWGAEFRAQFRGRNLGPFRLAVPGRHNVSNALVAIAIGVELDVPVDLIRKALAAYTGVERRFHLRGEVNGIMVVDDYGHHPTEIKATLSAAKQGWGDRRLVVVFQPHRYTRTRDLLEDFAKAFAQSDVLFLTEIYAAGEQPIPGVSGAKLAEIVRAAGHPSVTFVEQKDQLVEQVLPHLKSGDLVITLGAGDIWKTGPGLLARLTPPA from the coding sequence ATGTTTCGCAAGACGCAACAGATTCATCTAGTTGGCATCGGGGGCTCGGGGATGAGTGGCATCGCCGAGGTGCTGCTGACCCTGGGTTATAAAGTGACGGGCTCAGATTTGCAGGCGTCCGATACGACGCGGCGATTGGAAGAGCTTGGCGGTCGCATCTTTGTCGGCCATCAGGAGTCGAATGTGGGGGAAGCGCAAGTGGTGGTCATCTCCTCCGCCGTGTCGGCCCAGAACCCCGAGGTGGTGGCGGCCAAGGCCAAACAGATTCCCGTGATTCCGCGGGCCGAAATGCTGGCGGAGCTGATGCGGTTGAAATTCGGCGTTGCCATTGCCGGCGCCCACGGGAAGACCACGACGACGTCGATGGTGGCCAATGTGCTGGCGCAGGGGGGCTTGGATCCCACCATGGTGATCGGGGGCAAGGTGAATGCGCTGGGGAGTCATGCCCGTCTTGGCCGGGGCGATCTTCTCGTGGCGGAAGCGGACGAGAGCGACGGGTCGTTCCTCCGTCTGTCTCCGACCATCGCCGCCGTTACGAATCTCGACCGGGAACATCTCGAACATTACGGCAGCATGGAGCGCATCAACGAATGTTTCCTCGAATTCATCAATAAGGTGCCCTTCTACGGATTATCCGTATTGTGCGCGGACGACGATCGGCTGAGGGCGTTGTTTCCGAAGATCGTGAAACGCTATCAGACCTATGGGCTCAGTGAACCAGATGGAGTCACGCCGGATTTCTTTGCGACGGACATCAGCTTGAACCAATGGGGCGCGGAGTTCCGGGCGCAGTTCCGCGGGCGCAACCTGGGCCCGTTCCGCCTGGCGGTGCCGGGCCGACACAATGTTTCCAATGCGCTCGTGGCGATTGCGATCGGGGTCGAGTTGGATGTGCCGGTGGACCTGATTCGAAAGGCGCTGGCGGCCTACACGGGAGTGGAGCGGCGCTTCCATCTGCGAGGGGAAGTCAACGGGATCATGGTCGTGGACGATTACGGGCACCATCCGACGGAGATCAAGGCGACCCTGTCCGCTGCGAAACAAGGCTGGGGAGACCGGCGGTTGGTGGTGGTGTTCCAGCCCCATCGCTATACCAGGACGCGCGATCTGCTGGAGGATTTTGCCAAGGCCTTCGCGCAATCGGACGTGCTGTTTCTGACGGAAATTTATGCGGCAGGCGAGCAGCCGATTCCGGGGGTGTCCGGAGCCAAGCTGGCCGAGATCGTTCGTGCGGCAGGTCATCCCTCCGTGACCTTTGTGGAACAGAAAGACCAGCTGGTGGAGCAGGTCTTGCCCCATCTGAAATCGGGGGATCTCGTCATTACCTTGGGGGCTGGGGATATTTGGAAGACGGGGCCAGGACTCTTGGCCCGTTTGACCCCTCCCGCATGA
- the murG gene encoding undecaprenyldiphospho-muramoylpentapeptide beta-N-acetylglucosaminyltransferase, with product MTIVIAAGGTGGHLYPAVALAREFLRRDPATQVLFVGTSRGLESKVLAHEGFELALISAQPVMGKGLFGAVRGLCVLPKSLWQCLKILRTRRADLVIGIGGYTSPMVLLAAALTGVPRVILEPNARPGMANKAVGPFAQLVFLGFESAAASFTRSKVRVTGIPIRKTFLDFAQQSQENRKPFHLLIFGGSQGAKAINTAVIEGLPELMTQLPQFTVTHQTGESDQARVAEAYRRAGISAQVTPFLYDMPAELRQADLVVARAGAMTVAELTTCGKPAILIPLPSAIYNHQMQNAKVMEAAGAAVVLPQAALTGSTLARAVADILGDPARVQAMGAASLAMRRTDAAEVIVRECYALMEGHHDVDRSGREAGV from the coding sequence ATGACGATCGTCATTGCAGCAGGGGGAACCGGTGGTCATCTCTATCCGGCTGTGGCGTTGGCGCGAGAGTTTCTCCGGCGCGACCCCGCAACCCAGGTGCTCTTCGTGGGGACCTCGCGGGGACTCGAATCGAAGGTGCTGGCCCATGAGGGATTCGAGCTGGCTCTGATCAGTGCCCAGCCGGTGATGGGCAAGGGGCTATTCGGGGCGGTGAGGGGACTGTGCGTCCTGCCGAAAAGTTTGTGGCAGTGTTTGAAGATTCTGCGAACGAGACGGGCGGATCTGGTGATCGGGATCGGCGGCTATACCAGTCCAATGGTGCTGTTAGCCGCAGCCTTGACGGGGGTGCCACGCGTGATTCTTGAGCCGAATGCACGGCCCGGTATGGCGAATAAAGCGGTGGGCCCCTTCGCGCAATTGGTGTTTCTCGGATTCGAGTCAGCGGCCGCGTCGTTCACGCGGTCCAAGGTGCGGGTGACGGGGATTCCGATTCGCAAGACCTTTCTGGACTTCGCGCAGCAGAGCCAGGAAAACCGGAAGCCGTTCCATCTGTTGATTTTCGGCGGGAGCCAGGGGGCGAAGGCGATTAATACGGCGGTGATAGAAGGATTGCCAGAATTGATGACGCAGTTGCCACAGTTTACCGTAACCCATCAGACCGGCGAGTCCGACCAGGCGCGGGTGGCTGAGGCCTATCGTCGCGCCGGCATCTCCGCTCAGGTGACCCCATTCCTTTATGACATGCCTGCCGAGTTACGGCAGGCGGACCTCGTGGTGGCGCGAGCCGGAGCCATGACAGTGGCGGAACTGACGACATGTGGCAAGCCAGCCATCCTGATCCCGCTGCCGTCCGCCATCTATAACCATCAGATGCAGAATGCCAAGGTGATGGAGGCGGCAGGGGCCGCCGTCGTGCTTCCGCAAGCGGCGCTCACTGGTTCTACGTTGGCTCGCGCGGTGGCGGATATTCTCGGGGATCCAGCGCGAGTGCAGGCGATGGGCGCTGCCAGTCTAGCGATGAGACGAACCGACGCGGCGGAGGTCATCGTCCGCGAATGCTACGCACTCATGGAGGGCCATCATGATGTCGACCGGTCTGGTAGAGAGGCGGGAGTCTAA
- the ftsW gene encoding putative lipid II flippase FtsW has protein sequence MAHRSAGTLALPWSQTSQRSGKQRVAADHTLLAVTMTLALVGLVMVFSASAIVAGNRFHDSGFFLKRQIAWLAFGFLLMHLTSRIDYTLWKKLSIPMLLCMLLLLIMVLVPGLGVAAKGARRWLRLGPISMQPAEMIKLVVVIYMAAYLTRKGDKIASFREGLLPALIVLGVLSGLVLLEPDLGTVVVIGLVTIGLCFLAGARLSHLLTLALCAIPVVMVLVLGSSYRRQRLMTFLAPWKEASAAGFQITQSFLAFGSGGSFGVGLGEGKQKLYFLPEAHTDFVLSLVGEELGLVGTVTVILLFAVFVWRGFQIAARARVPFGRHLGMGITLLIGGQALVNAAVVTGLLPTKGLTLPFVSYGGSSLVVSLIGVGILLSISRDRHAGGSRGGRGGSDHE, from the coding sequence ATGGCGCATCGATCAGCAGGGACCCTGGCGCTTCCATGGTCCCAGACCAGCCAACGATCGGGCAAGCAGCGGGTGGCGGCGGACCACACGCTGTTGGCGGTTACCATGACCCTGGCCCTGGTGGGCCTGGTCATGGTGTTCAGCGCGAGCGCCATTGTGGCGGGCAACCGGTTTCACGATTCAGGGTTTTTCCTGAAGCGGCAGATCGCCTGGCTCGCCTTCGGCTTTCTCTTGATGCATCTCACGTCGCGCATCGATTACACGCTGTGGAAGAAGCTCTCCATTCCGATGTTGCTCTGCATGCTGCTGCTGCTGATCATGGTGCTGGTGCCGGGGCTGGGTGTGGCGGCCAAGGGGGCGCGGCGCTGGTTGCGGTTGGGGCCGATCTCGATGCAGCCGGCGGAAATGATCAAGCTGGTGGTGGTCATTTATATGGCGGCCTATCTGACCAGAAAAGGGGACAAGATCGCGTCGTTTCGCGAGGGTCTGCTGCCGGCCTTGATCGTGTTGGGCGTGCTGAGCGGGCTGGTCTTGCTCGAACCGGATCTTGGGACGGTCGTGGTGATCGGGCTGGTGACGATCGGGCTTTGTTTCCTCGCCGGGGCGCGTCTTTCCCATCTGTTGACGCTGGCTCTCTGCGCTATTCCGGTCGTCATGGTGCTGGTCCTCGGGTCCAGTTACCGGCGGCAACGGCTTATGACTTTTCTGGCTCCCTGGAAGGAAGCGTCGGCTGCCGGGTTTCAAATTACTCAGTCCTTTCTGGCGTTCGGCAGCGGCGGGTCCTTCGGAGTGGGGTTGGGCGAGGGCAAGCAGAAGCTCTACTTCCTCCCGGAGGCTCATACGGATTTTGTGTTGTCGTTGGTGGGAGAAGAACTGGGGCTCGTGGGGACCGTCACCGTGATCCTGCTCTTTGCGGTGTTCGTCTGGCGGGGCTTTCAGATCGCCGCGCGCGCGCGGGTGCCGTTCGGCCGGCATCTGGGCATGGGCATTACCCTCTTGATCGGCGGTCAGGCCTTGGTGAATGCGGCGGTGGTGACAGGGCTCTTGCCGACGAAGGGGCTGACCTTGCCGTTCGTCAGTTACGGGGGGTCGTCGCTTGTGGTCAGTTTGATCGGTGTGGGGATCTTGCTCAGCATTTCTCGCGACCGGCATGCGGGCGGCTCGCGAGGTGGACGGGGTGGATCGGATCACGAATGA